Within Mongoliitalea daihaiensis, the genomic segment ATTTGATGCTGCCTGCACGAGAAACCAAGTGGATTTGGAAGAATTAGAGCTCGAAATTAAAGAATGGTTTAGAGATTATGTCAAGCCATTGGAAGAATACCAAGCTTACATTGCCCTTTCTACGCCTTCAGCAGATGAGGATTTCGAAATTGCCGACACCATTCTAAAAAAGGTCATTTTCCAAAATGAAGTGATTCTCAATTTCTTTTCGGAAAAAGATATGAATTGGACAGAAAATAAATCCATTGTTAGGAGTTTGGCATCTAAAGTGCTTAAAAATGTTAAATCTCACTTGGATGAAACAGGGGAAGTACTCCCTGAAATCGCCTTGAACTGGGAGGAAGATAAGGAATTCTTCCAAAATATCTTTAACTTAACCATCCAAAATGACGATCAAAACAGAAAATTGATCGCTAAGAAGACAGAAAACTGGGATATTGAACGAATAGCCCAAACTGATAAAATCATTTTATCAATGGCCTTGACAGAGATGCAAAACTTCCCAAGCATCCCAACAAAAGTAAGTATCAACGAGTACATTGATATCTCGAAGACATACAGCACTCCTAAAAGCAAGCAATTTGTCAACGGTTTGTTGGATGTGATGTCAAAAGAATTAACCGATAAGGGTTTAATCCGTAAAAGTGGTAGAGGACTCTTAGACAACAAATAGACAACGACAACATGAGCAAAAATTCAAATGCATGGATAGCCTTTATCGCAGGAGCTGGAATCGGCGCTGCATTAGGCGTTTTATTCGCACCTGATACTGGAAAAAACACAAGAGATAAGCTTTCTTACCAACTTTCCAAATACAAAGAAGAGTTGGAGAGACTCGTGGCTGATTTGAAAGAGGGCAAGAATATGCCTCATAATGAAGCTAAATCTGAAGGAAACCGTGTGATCACAGATGCGAAAAATAAAGCCGAGAATTTATTGAGTGATGTCAATAAACTGATCGAACAAATCAATAAAGAAGCAACAAATTAAAACCCTTAACGATTATGAAATACTTTAAAGTCCCTGCTTTGATGCTGGGAGCAGCTTTGATGGTATTTGCTTGTGATAGCAAAACTGAAAATGCAAGCGACCTAGCTGCAAAAAACGCAGAATTGGAACAAAGATTAGCGCGATTGGAAGCTGCACAACCTGTAGCTACGCCTACCAATGTGGTTAGCAATACCCCTTCAGATCCTTCTAGCTTAGGACAATTTAAATTTGAAGAAACAGATTTTAACTTTGGCACCATTGATGAAGGCAAAGTGATCGAAAAAATCTTCAAATTTACCAATGAAGGTCAGGCACCTTTGGTAATCTCCAATATCACAGCATCCTGCGGATGTACAAGCCCTGATTGGAGTAAAACTCCTGTAAAACCAGGTGAAGAAGGCTTTGTAAAAGTGGTTTTTAATTCCACTGCCAAAACAGGTGCACAAGCACCAACGGTTACTATTCAAGCCAATACTACTCCAAACGTGACTCGCTTGAGCATGAGAGGAAATGTTACACCTAAATTATCTGCAAGTCCTGTAGCTGCTGGTCCTGTAAAAAGAGATTAATCTATGACACTCAACTGGATACTTGCCCAAGGGATGGGCAGTGATATTATGGGCCAAGTATTTTTATTTGGTTCCATCATTTTGATCATGTATTTCTTCATGATCCGACCTCAACAGAAAAAACAAAAAGAAACCAAAAACTTTATCGACTCCATCAAAAAAGGAGACACTGTTGTCACCATTGGAGGCATTCATGGTAAAGTTTATGCTTTAGAGGGAGAAACCGTAATTGTCGAATTGGATAAAGGCATGAAATTGAAAGTTGAAAAAACTGCAATTTCTGCTGATTTTTCCAAAAAATTAACGGGAACTAAATAAGTTAACCTTGGCAAAAATCAATCGATTCTTTCCAAAACTCACTCCCGAAAAAGTGAGAAATCTCAAGGTGGCAGCTGCTTGCTTTTTAGCAGCTGCCACCTTTTGGGTTTTAAACGCCCTCAATAAGGATAATTACAATACAGTGGTAGATTATCCCATCGAAATTATATTCGATGAAACTGAATTCATGGCTGTAGATAAACTTCCTTCTAGGGTTACCATTGAAGTCAATGGCAATGGTTGGGACCTACTCCGTAAATACTTTAAATTTAATGAGACTCCTTTTCTCATTGAAATCAACAACCCCTCTACTAAAGATTATTTGCTTACTTCAGATATTAGAAGAAGCTTGGCGGAAAATATCAGTCCCACTTCCCTGATATCGATGGTAACAGACACGGTGAAATTTAAAATTGATAAAATCGTTACCAGAAAAATAAAAATTGCAGCAGACACCAGCAACTTAAGTCTTGCAAAAAATTTCAGATTGGCTAGTGCCATCGAAATTGATCCTGCAATCGTTTCTGTCAAAGGACCAACCTCTATTTTACAAAAACTAAATGGAGAATTATTGGTAACAGTCGATGAAAATAAACTTTCTGGTAACTATAACAAAATCTTACCTCTTGAACTCCCATCAGGTACTAAGGAGTATTTGGAATTAGATGAAGAAAGTGTGCACATTCGCTTTGAAGTATTTCAATTACTGGAGGGTAACAAAAGACTAAAAACCAAACTTACCAACTTTCCAAAAACAGCTTCATTAAAAGAAGATCCAGGTACAATAGTCATGTCTTATCTTGTGGATGAGCGGAAAGCAAAGCAACTTTCAGAAATGGATTTTGAAGCAGTCATCAATTATGCCAATAGGAATAGGGATGATAGTACTGTCCGCATTCAGATTTCTCCGAATCCATCTTTTTTAGAAAATGTTGTAATCAAACCAGAAGTCTTAAAGATCAAGTATGAATAATCCAATGACTGTAGGTATTACAGGTGGGATTGGCTCTGGCAAATCTACTGTTGCAAAGATTTTTTCTATCTTAGGTATACCCGTTTATTTTGCTGATGATCGCGCCAAGTGGCTGATGAGTAGCCATGCACCCTTAAAATCAGCTATCATCACACACTTTGGGGAAGAATCATATACGAGCGAAGGCCACCTGAATCGAAGCTATCTCGCCAATCAGGTGTTCAATGATCCCGCCAAAACAGCGCTCATAAATAGCTTGGTACATCCTGCTGTAAAAAAGGATTTTGAGCAGTGGATTAGCATACAGCATAGCCCGTACATTTTAAAAGAAGCTGCTCTCCTTTTTGAAACCGGCTCCTACAAAGAACTGGATATGACCATCAATGTCAGTAGCCCCTTGATAATCCGCATTACCAGAATCATGTTACGTGACCCTCATCGAACCGAAGCGCAAATTCACGCCATCATTGATAAGCAATTGCCTGATGAACAAAAGAATGCTTTGGCAGATTTTATTATTAAAAATGCGGACAATAAATTATTAATTCCACAGGTATTGAAAATCCATGAGAAAATCATTCGACAATCAGAAACTAAAAATTGAGATTGATCTGATCTAGGTAAAATTTCATTCGACTATGCTTTTCAGGTAAAAAGTCAACATGGTCGATTTTGTCGAGCTTATGGTTGTAAAACACCTCCACATACCGATCTTCCAGCAAATACAAATTCACTTTGTGGGAATAATACCGGATTCCAACAATAAAAGTACCTTCCGTATAAAGCTTGTGTATTTTGATATGAAGGGGTAACTTCTTAAACTCCTCTTGCTCCATTTATTCCAACTTTGTAAGTTCCATTTCTGACGCAATATAACCAAAAGCGGACCAATATCCCGTATCCAATACCTGTTGGAAAATACTTTTCGCCATCAGCGTATCTCCTAATGCAAGATAATAGTTACCCAAACCATAGCCCTGTGTGACATATTGAAGGCCTTGATCATCTGCTGCTGTATCCCTACTCATCAAGTCACTTGGGGATAATTTGCCCTGATACATTTGTATGCGCTTATAATAGGCGTCATTTTCAATGATATTCATATCCGAATGTACAATTGAAATAGCCTGATTTGCATCCTCCAGTCGATTTAGCTTTACCAAGGTCATATAATACCAATCTAATGTTGCCACTATCAGATCATCATTATCAGAAACCTGCATGCATTGCTCATAAGCAAGCAACGCTTTTTCGTAATCTGCTTTCAGATAATGTGCAAGCCCCAAGTGATACCAAACATTGAACTGAACAGAAGACAAGGGTATATTCAAAGCATTGGGAAGCCCATCTTCCTCTAATTGAATAGGTATTCCTTCCATCAATCGCGCTGCCTTTTCAAAATCTACAATAGCTTCATCCAATTTACGGATACTGATGTATCGATGCCCACGATGCCTCAGTGGTTCATATGCTTCCGGAAAGTCTTTGATAGCCTTCGAAAATGTCTTAATTGCCAAATCATACCTGCCTAAATACGCTTCTCTCCTACCAATCCAAATAAGATTTCCAAGAGATTGTTCGTCCTCATAAGCCTGCTCGGCCAGTTGCAATTTTTCTAGTTGAGATTTTTGAGAAGTAGAATCTACTTGAGTAACTAACGAGTCTCCTAAAAAGCTCATTCCTTGGAAAATTTTCACATCAGGAATAGATACATGGTCCAATTGCATATTGACTTTTTTGGATTCAGGCTGACATGCAATTAACAGGATGGCCAACAATAAAAAACGGGAAATCATAGTTTATAGATTTAGCGTTAGAAAACTTTGAGAAGCGAACACTCCTCTGTATTATTGAAGGTAAAAATATTCTAGTTGAAAATGAATTTAATTGGCAAACAAAATCGCAAAAACAAAAATTTCTATTGGTTATCAGCGATTTTACTTACTTTTTTGATCACATCCTGTGGCTCTTCCAAAAAATTATATACACAAAATGTCAATAAAGTAGTAGATACTGCCAAATCTTACAGAGGTACTCCATATCGCTACGGCGGAACTACGCGGTCTGGAATAGACTGTTCAGCATTGATTTACCATTCCTATGCAAGTATCGGCGTACAATTACCCCGAACCTCAGAAGCCCAAAGCAAAATTGGAAAAAAGGTCAATGACCGTAATCTTCAGAAAGGGGATTTAGTGTTTTTTGCCACGGGAAGGAGAAAAAATAAAGTAACACATGCAGGAATCGTTACAGAAAATCAACGAGGAAGAGTCCTATTCATCCACTCCTCCACAAGTTTGGGGGTAACAGAAGATAACCTTGAAAATAGGTATTGGTCCAAAGCCTTTTTATTTGGCAGGCGGGTATTGGATGAAAAAAAATAAACCCCATACATCCCAATTTGGAACGTACAGGGCTTACACACCATAAATAAAAAAATCCCAATGATTATCTTGCTTTCACTAAGGCATATTCAAAGGACGGGCGACCTCTCTCTCCATCTCTGGTAAGGGATACAAACCGGACCTTATAAAAATTACCTCGAGTATCTTTCACGATGTAAAAACGATCGTTTCTAATGGTTGGAGCCATATTTGGGCCTCCCCCACCTCGCCAATTAGACCCTATAGTCAGCCGATTATCGGCATTTAAAGTCAATCCTGGCAAATGGGTTTCATTGAAGTTGTCGTAACCAATTTCAGATTCCAGCACCTGCACTGCCGTCACTCCACCGTAAATATTATGGAAGACCAAATCTTGAAAGAAATATGCTAAAGTCCCATTGACAGCTTGAGGAAACGGAGTGGTAGCAGTACCTGCATTCCATACAAAATCCCAATCCTCCTTCTTTGGCTCCACGTCTACTTTGCCTTGCTCAAACGAGACATAAACAAAATTAAAATCAGGATTTTTTTGAATTTCCAACGTATTGAACGTAGCCGCATCTACATCTGCATGCTGCAAGACATACCTCCCATTTTGCTGCAGGATACGAATCTTTTTCCAAGGCCTCTCTTCAGCACCCATACTTCCCCTGTTAAGAATGTAAACTTTATTGTCTGCCTGAATCGTACTTACCGGAGAAATGATGGGTTGATTCAATGGATTCGATGGATTATCTACCCGTAAAAGAGCCTCCATATTGGAAAAGGTCATGTCCAAACCTCCAGATGACCTGAGATCTGCTGCTTGTGCATCACCAACTTGATTCAAATCATTGGCTGAAGTCTGGAAAGCCATCGCCCCTGTATTGCCGTTGATCAAGACTCTAAAGTCTGACCCAGTTGAAAATGCCAAATCCCAACGCTGCCGCTGTACAATAGTTTGCTCACCAGTTCGCAAATTGATAAATGCCATATTTGGAAAACTAGCACCTCCTCCATTGATTTCAATGAAGCCTTCCATGGCAGGATCAGGTTCCATAATAGGAGATTCTGCTGAATCACAAGCAAAAACCCCCATCGAGAGGACTAAAAGTCCAATTAGTAATTGATTAAGTTTCATAATAGAAATTATTTTGATAGTTGATAAGTTAATCCAAGAAAATAAGAGCGACCCACACCCATAGGTCTCATAGGTCCACCACCATGGGCCGAACCAGCCATAGCAGTACTCTCTATGTCCACAACATTCAGAGCATTTCTGACACCGACATTGATCCGTAAACCATTTTTGAGTGGCTGATTGATAGTGAAATCCATCCAATGAAACCCTGCCAACTCTACTTCCATAGGCCTTAATTCGCCCTGTCCGTCTAGTTGCATTTGAAATGCTGGCAAAGGTCCAGTCCATTTATAAAATAAATTGAATTGTGTTTTTGGACCGGGAAGTCTATAGGTCAGATTGGTATTGATTTCAGGAGAATAAAGCATGCTTGGCAAAGAGGCTTGTTCAACCGTAAGTTGATTAAATCGACCTATGTAGGATGTCCCAATATCTACAGACCATTGAGCACCCATCAAAGTAGCATTAGCCATCAAGCCTTGAGACCGAAATCTGTCTATGTTAAACATGGTAGTAATTCGCGGATCTTCCGGGTCAATGGTGAATCCAATCCTATTTCGTACATCGTTATAAAAACCATTCAAAGCAAATTTGAAAGTGTTTCGCTGCAAAGTCTTTTCATGTGTGAATGAAAAGTTATAACTATCCGACGTCTCAGCAACCAAATCCGGATTTCCTCTAATGCTATGACTCGCATCAAAGAAGTTGAAATAAAGTTCGCGAATAGAAGGAGCTCGAAAACCATTGGCATACGAAAGTCTAAAGTCCCAAGAGGCACTTAAAGCTACTTTTGCATTAAGCGATGGAATCAGCGGAGGAGCTTCGTAAGCGGAATTATATGCCTTTCTTAAACCAGGTCTGATTTGAAGAAACTTTGTCGGCTTCCACTCACCTGTAAGAAATGCTGCATAATCTTGTATGCCTCGATTTTCACTGATTCTATCTCCTACCCCATTTTCAGTATTTATATCGACACCAGGTATCAGTGTCAACGTTGGTGAAAGCATCCAGTTTGCTAACAGACGGAATGTTATTCCTTCATAGTTTAGCATAGCCTGAGCACCTTGTTGCCTGGAAAGACTGCGTTCATTCGTCCGGACATTGGTAACCCAAGTCTGAGTTTCTCGCCGAAAATCGGTATATGCAGCCTGCATAGATAGCTGAAAGGTGGGTTTTAGTTCCCAGCGTCCATTGATACGATGCATCCAACGGGTGGTAATAAAATCGGTATCAATTACTTCCAACCGATTTTCAGGACCTAGTGAATTGATCGTTTCATCCAAAAAATCTACACTGTAATCCAACTCGAAATCACCTTTATTAAAAGCTACAGATGCATTTGCAAGGTTTTGACTTTTGGGAAGCCATCGATGCTGCCTACCTTCATCACCACCTTTCCATCCTCCAAAGTTATTTTGAGTAAAGCCACCACGAAAGGATAGGTGCTCGCTTTGCCTCCAAGAAGCTCCAATCGATCGAATGTGTGTTCCTAGACCAGCGAAGGGGCTATACTCA encodes:
- the nusB gene encoding transcription antitermination factor NusB yields the protein MLNRRILRVKAFQNLYAYDQCKSSNFNLAKDRIKDAFQPDLNSMEVQDKNLLKKEAAIATDLFVSNLNNDILDTKDFSQPKIINAVKDALNFFRQSNTKDYEFLIKNMVSSAERLPQLYLYAIKLLLAFSDHVAGETARKKKFSGDKVSVTLGEMNMAKNVLLDKIRHSKEFDAACTRNQVDLEELELEIKEWFRDYVKPLEEYQAYIALSTPSADEDFEIADTILKKVIFQNEVILNFFSEKDMNWTENKSIVRSLASKVLKNVKSHLDETGEVLPEIALNWEEDKEFFQNIFNLTIQNDDQNRKLIAKKTENWDIERIAQTDKIILSMALTEMQNFPSIPTKVSINEYIDISKTYSTPKSKQFVNGLLDVMSKELTDKGLIRKSGRGLLDNK
- a CDS encoding YtxH domain-containing protein, producing MSKNSNAWIAFIAGAGIGAALGVLFAPDTGKNTRDKLSYQLSKYKEELERLVADLKEGKNMPHNEAKSEGNRVITDAKNKAENLLSDVNKLIEQINKEATN
- a CDS encoding DUF1573 domain-containing protein, coding for MKYFKVPALMLGAALMVFACDSKTENASDLAAKNAELEQRLARLEAAQPVATPTNVVSNTPSDPSSLGQFKFEETDFNFGTIDEGKVIEKIFKFTNEGQAPLVISNITASCGCTSPDWSKTPVKPGEEGFVKVVFNSTAKTGAQAPTVTIQANTTPNVTRLSMRGNVTPKLSASPVAAGPVKRD
- the yajC gene encoding preprotein translocase subunit YajC; translated protein: MTLNWILAQGMGSDIMGQVFLFGSIILIMYFFMIRPQQKKQKETKNFIDSIKKGDTVVTIGGIHGKVYALEGETVIVELDKGMKLKVEKTAISADFSKKLTGTK
- a CDS encoding YbbR-like domain-containing protein, with translation MAKINRFFPKLTPEKVRNLKVAAACFLAAATFWVLNALNKDNYNTVVDYPIEIIFDETEFMAVDKLPSRVTIEVNGNGWDLLRKYFKFNETPFLIEINNPSTKDYLLTSDIRRSLAENISPTSLISMVTDTVKFKIDKIVTRKIKIAADTSNLSLAKNFRLASAIEIDPAIVSVKGPTSILQKLNGELLVTVDENKLSGNYNKILPLELPSGTKEYLELDEESVHIRFEVFQLLEGNKRLKTKLTNFPKTASLKEDPGTIVMSYLVDERKAKQLSEMDFEAVINYANRNRDDSTVRIQISPNPSFLENVVIKPEVLKIKYE
- the coaE gene encoding dephospho-CoA kinase (Dephospho-CoA kinase (CoaE) performs the final step in coenzyme A biosynthesis.); translation: MNNPMTVGITGGIGSGKSTVAKIFSILGIPVYFADDRAKWLMSSHAPLKSAIITHFGEESYTSEGHLNRSYLANQVFNDPAKTALINSLVHPAVKKDFEQWISIQHSPYILKEAALLFETGSYKELDMTINVSSPLIIRITRIMLRDPHRTEAQIHAIIDKQLPDEQKNALADFIIKNADNKLLIPQVLKIHEKIIRQSETKN
- a CDS encoding tetratricopeptide repeat protein; translated protein: MISRFLLLAILLIACQPESKKVNMQLDHVSIPDVKIFQGMSFLGDSLVTQVDSTSQKSQLEKLQLAEQAYEDEQSLGNLIWIGRREAYLGRYDLAIKTFSKAIKDFPEAYEPLRHRGHRYISIRKLDEAIVDFEKAARLMEGIPIQLEEDGLPNALNIPLSSVQFNVWYHLGLAHYLKADYEKALLAYEQCMQVSDNDDLIVATLDWYYMTLVKLNRLEDANQAISIVHSDMNIIENDAYYKRIQMYQGKLSPSDLMSRDTAADDQGLQYVTQGYGLGNYYLALGDTLMAKSIFQQVLDTGYWSAFGYIASEMELTKLE
- a CDS encoding C40 family peptidase → MNLIGKQNRKNKNFYWLSAILLTFLITSCGSSKKLYTQNVNKVVDTAKSYRGTPYRYGGTTRSGIDCSALIYHSYASIGVQLPRTSEAQSKIGKKVNDRNLQKGDLVFFATGRRKNKVTHAGIVTENQRGRVLFIHSSTSLGVTEDNLENRYWSKAFLFGRRVLDEKK
- a CDS encoding HmuY family protein, whose product is MKLNQLLIGLLVLSMGVFACDSAESPIMEPDPAMEGFIEINGGGASFPNMAFINLRTGEQTIVQRQRWDLAFSTGSDFRVLINGNTGAMAFQTSANDLNQVGDAQAADLRSSGGLDMTFSNMEALLRVDNPSNPLNQPIISPVSTIQADNKVYILNRGSMGAEERPWKKIRILQQNGRYVLQHADVDAATFNTLEIQKNPDFNFVYVSFEQGKVDVEPKKEDWDFVWNAGTATTPFPQAVNGTLAYFFQDLVFHNIYGGVTAVQVLESEIGYDNFNETHLPGLTLNADNRLTIGSNWRGGGGPNMAPTIRNDRFYIVKDTRGNFYKVRFVSLTRDGERGRPSFEYALVKAR
- a CDS encoding TonB-dependent receptor, which gives rise to MYRINLNKIKGTLLLVICLVGVVIADAGQRIQIVDERGKSVPFAAIIWDEGKGVVADTEGYFSLDKIPSASKIKIAAMGYTQVELHIDELKSMKKVVLQSSLSELGEVVVTGNFGPQSAKQSTYMVRTIDQQVIQSRAAMNLQEVLNTELGIRFSQDNALGSSNLEMNGLSGQNVKILIDGVPMVGRQGVNNEINLNQIDVNMIERIEIVEGPMSVIYGADALAGVINIITKNGQGVNSYSITARIQEETAGNEYSPFAGLGTHIRSIGASWRQSEHLSFRGGFTQNNFGGWKGGDEGRQHRWLPKSQNLANASVAFNKGDFELDYSVDFLDETINSLGPENRLEVIDTDFITTRWMHRINGRWELKPTFQLSMQAAYTDFRRETQTWVTNVRTNERSLSRQQGAQAMLNYEGITFRLLANWMLSPTLTLIPGVDINTENGVGDRISENRGIQDYAAFLTGEWKPTKFLQIRPGLRKAYNSAYEAPPLIPSLNAKVALSASWDFRLSYANGFRAPSIRELYFNFFDASHSIRGNPDLVAETSDSYNFSFTHEKTLQRNTFKFALNGFYNDVRNRIGFTIDPEDPRITTMFNIDRFRSQGLMANATLMGAQWSVDIGTSYIGRFNQLTVEQASLPSMLYSPEINTNLTYRLPGPKTQFNLFYKWTGPLPAFQMQLDGQGELRPMEVELAGFHWMDFTINQPLKNGLRINVGVRNALNVVDIESTAMAGSAHGGGPMRPMGVGRSYFLGLTYQLSK